One segment of Clostridium ljungdahlii DSM 13528 DNA contains the following:
- a CDS encoding molybdopterin biosynthesis protein, translating to MAQKVYLSNYEFKEALNKYLSEISSVFLNKEVINTEEGLGRVIAQAVYSKISSPFYNCSAMDGIALHSSKTIGASEKHPIELEEEKDYIVVDTGDPVPKEYDCVIMVEDIVNIDENKIQIYKSAAPWQNIRPLGEDIVENQLIVPSGHVIRPVDIGAMLAGGVNTIEVYKKPLVGIIPTGTELVEPGSDLKVGDIIDFNSRVFSAQVIEYGGTPKRYGIVKDNYEILKETLKRAVSECDIVIINAGSSAGREDFTSDLIADLGKVYVHGIAIKPGKPTIMGQINNKPVLGIPGYPVSAHIIMEKVLKKIVENYQGLKTKEPQKVDAILSRRIMSSLKHLEFVRMKLGYVGNKIIATPLSRGAGATMSLVRADGTLEVPQNVEGIEAGTKVEISLMRDMEEIKNTIVCIGSHDPILDILSDMLHLSSKHYYLSSAHTGSMGGIMSLKNEETHIAPIHLLDMETGEYNISYINKYLKNKNIALIKVVKRIQGLMVQKGNPLSLTNISDISEKNVRFVNRQRGAGTRLLLDYYLKKLHISPEQINGYEREEFTHLSVAAAVANGDVDCGLGVYSAADMMGLDFIPVCNEEYDFAVPVQYLELDIIKELLKVMKSSEFLKKLDELGGYDYSDICNIIYI from the coding sequence ATGGCACAGAAAGTATATTTATCAAATTATGAATTTAAAGAAGCATTAAATAAATATTTAAGTGAAATAAGTTCTGTATTTCTTAATAAAGAAGTAATAAACACAGAAGAAGGTTTAGGCAGAGTTATTGCACAGGCGGTTTATTCAAAAATTTCTTCCCCTTTTTATAATTGTTCTGCCATGGATGGTATTGCTCTTCATAGTTCTAAAACTATAGGAGCATCTGAAAAGCATCCTATTGAGCTGGAGGAAGAGAAGGATTATATAGTAGTAGACACAGGAGATCCAGTTCCAAAGGAATATGACTGCGTAATAATGGTAGAGGATATAGTTAACATAGATGAAAATAAAATTCAAATATATAAAAGTGCAGCCCCTTGGCAGAATATACGTCCTTTAGGTGAAGATATAGTGGAAAATCAACTTATTGTTCCATCAGGTCATGTTATAAGACCTGTAGATATAGGAGCAATGCTGGCAGGAGGAGTAAATACAATTGAAGTTTACAAAAAACCTTTAGTAGGCATTATACCAACAGGTACTGAGCTAGTGGAACCAGGTAGTGACCTTAAAGTTGGAGATATAATTGATTTTAATTCAAGGGTTTTTAGTGCACAAGTAATTGAATATGGAGGAACACCAAAAAGGTATGGCATAGTAAAAGATAATTATGAAATTTTAAAGGAAACTTTAAAAAGAGCTGTTTCGGAGTGTGATATAGTTATAATCAATGCTGGTTCTTCTGCAGGAAGAGAAGATTTTACCAGTGATTTAATTGCTGATTTAGGAAAAGTTTATGTACATGGTATTGCTATAAAACCAGGAAAACCTACTATTATGGGACAGATTAATAATAAACCTGTTCTTGGTATACCTGGATATCCTGTTTCTGCTCATATCATAATGGAAAAAGTTCTTAAGAAAATAGTAGAAAATTATCAAGGACTGAAAACAAAAGAACCTCAAAAGGTAGATGCAATTTTATCCAGAAGAATTATGTCATCCTTAAAGCATTTAGAATTTGTGAGAATGAAGCTTGGATATGTGGGAAATAAGATTATTGCAACACCACTATCAAGAGGAGCAGGTGCCACTATGTCACTTGTTAGAGCCGATGGAACATTAGAGGTTCCTCAAAATGTAGAAGGTATTGAAGCAGGAACAAAAGTTGAAATAAGTCTTATGAGGGATATGGAGGAAATTAAAAACACTATTGTGTGTATAGGCAGCCATGATCCTATTTTGGATATATTGTCAGATATGCTTCATTTAAGCAGTAAACATTACTATTTATCTTCAGCTCATACAGGAAGTATGGGTGGAATAATGTCTCTTAAGAATGAAGAAACACATATTGCTCCTATTCATTTATTGGATATGGAAACTGGAGAATATAATATTTCTTATATCAATAAGTATTTAAAAAATAAAAATATAGCATTGATAAAAGTAGTAAAAAGAATTCAAGGACTTATGGTTCAAAAGGGTAATCCTCTGTCACTTACAAATATTTCAGATATATCAGAAAAAAATGTGCGTTTTGTAAATAGACAAAGAGGAGCAGGTACAAGATTACTTTTAGATTACTATTTAAAAAAGCTTCACATTTCACCAGAACAAATTAATGGTTATGAAAGAGAAGAGTTTACACACCTTTCAGTGGCAGCAGCAGTAGCTAATGGAGATGTTGATTGTGGCCTTGGAGTATATTCCGCAGCAGATATGATGGGCCTTGATTTCATTCCAGTTTGCAATGAGGAATACGATTTTGCAGTGCCCGTACAGTATTTGGAGCTTGATATAATTAAAGAGCTGCTTAAGGTTATGAAAAGCAGTGAATTTTTAAAGAAGCTTGATGAACTTGGAGGCTATGATTACTCGGATATATGTAATATAATATATATTTAA
- a CDS encoding EamA family transporter, giving the protein MWVLFAFGSAFFAGITAILAKIGIKKTDSNLATAIRTIAILIFSWLIVLIVGSKNTIYQISGQSLLFLILSGLATGASWLCYFKALQLGNVNKVTPIDKSSTVLTMILAFILLGEKITWIKFIGMCAIGIGTYMMITKKEVKNKEIVDSRWLFYAALSAVFASLTSILGKVGISGVESNLGTAIRTIVVLIMAWAVVFVSKKQNEIKNIDKRSCLFICLSGITTGASWLCYYRALQKGLASVVVPIDKLSIVISIVFSYFILKEKLTKRSFWGLIIIVIGTLVLLIK; this is encoded by the coding sequence ATGTGGGTATTATTTGCATTTGGTTCAGCATTTTTTGCTGGAATTACAGCTATTTTAGCTAAGATCGGAATAAAAAAAACAGATTCTAATCTGGCAACTGCAATCAGGACTATTGCTATATTAATTTTTTCATGGCTCATAGTTCTTATTGTTGGTTCCAAAAATACGATTTATCAAATAAGTGGACAAAGTTTACTTTTTTTGATATTGTCAGGACTGGCAACAGGAGCTTCATGGCTTTGTTATTTTAAGGCTCTTCAGCTTGGGAATGTAAATAAAGTAACACCAATAGATAAATCAAGTACAGTATTAACTATGATTTTAGCTTTTATCTTATTAGGGGAAAAGATTACTTGGATAAAATTCATTGGTATGTGTGCTATAGGAATAGGCACATATATGATGATAACTAAGAAGGAAGTGAAAAACAAAGAAATTGTAGATAGCAGATGGTTATTTTATGCTGCGCTGTCAGCGGTGTTTGCAAGTTTGACTTCAATTCTTGGAAAAGTGGGAATCAGTGGAGTTGAATCAAATTTAGGAACTGCAATCAGAACCATTGTTGTATTAATTATGGCGTGGGCAGTAGTTTTTGTTTCGAAAAAACAAAATGAAATTAAAAATATTGATAAAAGGAGCTGCTTGTTTATTTGTCTTTCAGGAATTACAACAGGAGCTTCGTGGCTTTGCTATTACAGAGCGCTGCAAAAAGGTCTTGCAAGCGTAGTTGTACCTATAGATAAATTGAGTATTGTTATTTCAATTGTATTTTCATATTTTATTTTAAAAGAAAAACTTACGAAAAGGTCATTTTGGGGATTAATAATAATTGTAATAGGTACTTTAGTACTATTGATAAAATAG
- a CDS encoding deoxyribonuclease IV, which yields MLKIGSHVSMNGKDMLLGSVKEALSYGANTFMFYTGAPQNTSRKPLEKLRIDEAIEKMNENGIDEIVVHAPYIINIGNSIKPATFELGVNFLRQEIERSSAIKKVKQLVLHPGAHVGAGTEVGIAQIVNGLNEVITGDQTVQIALETMAGKGSECGRNFEEIAKIIDGVKYNEKITVCLDTCHINDAGYNVAEDFDGILNEFDHIVGIDRLKVIHLNDSKNPKGSRKDRHEMIGFGSIGFDALSYVANHEDLKDVPKILETPYLANTEGEKRPPYKYEIAMLKAKKFNENIKQDIFTN from the coding sequence ATGCTTAAGATAGGTTCACATGTTTCAATGAATGGAAAAGATATGCTTTTAGGTTCTGTAAAAGAAGCTCTTTCTTATGGTGCAAATACTTTTATGTTTTATACAGGAGCACCTCAAAATACTTCTAGAAAACCTTTAGAAAAGCTTAGAATTGATGAAGCAATAGAAAAGATGAATGAAAATGGTATTGATGAAATAGTAGTTCATGCTCCTTATATAATAAATATTGGAAATAGTATAAAGCCTGCTACTTTTGAACTTGGAGTGAATTTCTTAAGACAAGAAATAGAGAGGTCTTCTGCTATAAAAAAAGTAAAACAGCTTGTGCTGCATCCTGGTGCCCATGTAGGGGCAGGTACGGAAGTTGGAATAGCACAGATTGTAAATGGATTAAATGAAGTTATAACTGGAGATCAAACTGTACAGATAGCTCTTGAAACGATGGCAGGAAAGGGATCGGAATGTGGAAGAAATTTTGAGGAAATTGCAAAAATAATAGATGGAGTAAAATACAACGAAAAAATTACAGTTTGCCTTGACACCTGCCATATTAACGATGCCGGATATAATGTAGCAGAGGATTTTGACGGGATATTGAATGAGTTTGATCATATAGTAGGTATAGATAGATTAAAAGTAATTCACTTAAATGACAGTAAAAATCCTAAAGGGAGTAGAAAAGACAGGCATGAAATGATTGGATTTGGCAGCATTGGATTTGATGCACTTTCTTATGTAGCAAATCATGAAGATTTAAAAGATGTTCCTAAAATTTTAGAAACACCTTATTTAGCAAATACTGAAGGTGAAAAAAGACCTCCCTATAAATATGAAATCGCTATGCTTAAAGCTAAAAAGTTTAATGAAAATATTAAACAAGATATATTTACAAATTGA
- a CDS encoding aldehyde ferredoxin oxidoreductase family protein translates to MYGYKGKVLRINLSSKTYIVEELKIDKAKKFIGARGLGVKTLFDEVDPKVDPLSPDNKFIIAAGPLTGAPVPTSGRFMVVTKSPLTGTIAIANSGGKWGAEFKAAGYDMIIVEGKSDKEVYVNIVDDKVEFRDASHVWGKLTEETTKMLQQETDSRAKVLCIGPAGEKLSLMAAVMNDVDRTAGRGGVGAVMGSKNLKAIVVKGSGKVKLFDEQKVKEVALEKTNILRKDPVAGGGLPTYGTAVLVNIINENGVHPVKNFQKSYTDQADKISGETLTKDCLVRKNPCYRCPIACGRWVKLDDGTECGGPEYETLWSFGSDCDVYDINAVNTANMLCNEYGLDTITAGCTIAAAMELYQRGYIKDEEIAADGLSLNWGDAKSMVEWVKKMGLREGFGDKMADGSYRLCDSYGVPEYSMTVKKQELPAYDPRGIQGHGITYAVNNRGGCHIKGYMVSPEILGYPEKLDRLAVEGKAGYARVFHDLTAVIDSLGLCIFTTFGLGAQDYVDMYNAVVGGELHDVNSLMLAGDRIWTLEKIFNLKAGIDSSQDTLPKRLLEEQIPEGPSKGEVHKLDVLLPEYYSVRGWDKNGIPTEETLKKLGLDEYVGKL, encoded by the coding sequence ATGTACGGATATAAGGGTAAGGTATTAAGAATTAATCTAAGTAGTAAAACTTATATAGTGGAAGAATTGAAAATTGACAAAGCTAAAAAATTTATAGGTGCAAGAGGGTTAGGCGTAAAAACCTTATTTGACGAAGTAGATCCAAAGGTAGATCCATTATCACCTGATAACAAATTTATTATAGCAGCGGGACCACTTACAGGTGCACCTGTTCCAACAAGCGGAAGATTCATGGTAGTTACTAAATCACCTTTAACAGGAACTATTGCTATTGCAAATTCAGGTGGAAAATGGGGAGCAGAATTCAAAGCAGCTGGATACGATATGATAATCGTTGAAGGTAAATCTGATAAAGAAGTTTATGTAAATATAGTAGATGATAAAGTAGAATTTAGGGATGCTTCTCATGTTTGGGGAAAACTAACAGAAGAAACTACAAAAATGCTTCAACAGGAAACAGATTCGAGAGCTAAGGTTTTATGCATAGGACCAGCTGGGGAAAAGTTATCACTTATGGCAGCAGTTATGAATGATGTTGATAGAACAGCAGGACGTGGTGGTGTTGGAGCTGTTATGGGTTCAAAGAACTTAAAAGCTATTGTAGTTAAAGGAAGCGGAAAAGTAAAATTATTTGATGAACAAAAAGTGAAGGAAGTAGCACTTGAGAAAACAAATATTTTAAGAAAAGATCCAGTAGCTGGTGGAGGACTTCCAACATACGGAACAGCTGTACTTGTTAATATTATAAATGAAAATGGTGTACATCCAGTAAAGAATTTTCAAAAATCTTATACAGATCAAGCAGATAAGATCAGTGGAGAAACTTTAACTAAAGATTGCTTAGTTAGAAAAAATCCTTGCTATAGGTGTCCAATTGCCTGTGGAAGATGGGTAAAACTTGATGATGGAACTGAATGTGGAGGACCAGAATATGAAACATTATGGTCATTTGGATCTGATTGTGATGTATACGATATAAATGCTGTAAATACAGCAAATATGTTGTGTAATGAATATGGATTAGATACCATTACAGCAGGATGTACTATTGCAGCAGCTATGGAACTTTATCAAAGAGGTTATATTAAGGATGAAGAAATAGCAGCAGATGGATTGTCACTTAATTGGGGAGATGCTAAGTCCATGGTTGAATGGGTAAAGAAAATGGGACTTAGAGAAGGATTTGGAGACAAGATGGCAGATGGTTCATACAGACTTTGTGACTCATACGGTGTACCTGAGTATTCAATGACTGTAAAAAAACAGGAACTTCCAGCATATGACCCAAGAGGAATACAGGGACATGGTATTACTTATGCTGTTAACAATAGGGGAGGATGTCACATTAAGGGATATATGGTAAGTCCTGAAATACTTGGCTATCCAGAAAAACTTGATAGACTTGCAGTGGAAGGAAAAGCAGGATATGCTAGAGTATTCCATGATTTAACAGCTGTTATAGATTCACTTGGATTATGTATTTTTACAACATTTGGTCTTGGTGCACAGGATTATGTTGATATGTATAATGCAGTAGTTGGTGGAGAATTACATGATGTAAATTCTTTAATGTTAGCTGGAGATAGAATATGGACTTTAGAAAAAATATTTAACTTAAAGGCAGGCATAGATAGTTCACAGGATACTCTTCCAAAGAGATTGCTTGAAGAACAAATTCCAGAAGGACCATCAAAAGGAGAAGTTCATAAGTTAGATGTACTACTACCTGAATATTATTCAGTACGTGGATGGGATAAAAATGGTATTCCTACAGAGGAAACGTTAAAGAAATTAGGATTAGATGAATACGTAGGTAAGCTTTAG
- a CDS encoding MOSC domain-containing protein translates to MPSILLINIGEEKGVVKKDIEKGYFEINHGLVGDIHAGKLDRQVSLLGQESIDKIKKSGIDGFCTVKFTENLTTFGLDLYKLSVGTKMKIGEAVLEITEVGKQCHKGCERRKLADDCVMTRECVFAKVLSSGWIKRGDKIEII, encoded by the coding sequence ATGCCTAGTATTTTATTGATAAATATAGGTGAGGAGAAAGGAGTTGTTAAGAAGGATATTGAAAAGGGATATTTTGAAATAAATCATGGTCTTGTAGGAGATATTCATGCAGGAAAATTAGATAGACAGGTGAGTTTACTGGGACAGGAAAGCATTGATAAGATAAAAAAATCAGGAATAGATGGCTTTTGTACAGTTAAATTTACTGAAAATCTTACTACCTTTGGTTTAGATCTATATAAGTTGTCTGTTGGTACAAAAATGAAAATAGGTGAAGCTGTTTTAGAAATTACTGAAGTTGGAAAACAGTGTCATAAAGGCTGTGAAAGAAGAAAATTAGCAGATGACTGTGTTATGACTAGAGAATGCGTATTTGCTAAAGTGTTAAGTTCTGGATGGATTAAAAGAGGAGATAAAATTGAAATAATATGA
- a CDS encoding HesA/MoeB/ThiF family protein, with the protein MERYVRNMKTLSKEENDNLKNFKVCVVGCGGIGGYVIEMLGRIGIGSITAVDGDVFEESNLNRQILSSTDTIGFSKALEAKLRMEKVNPLIEVKALGKMLLEDNACSILSNHDVVVDALDSIPARLLLQRSCKKLNIPMVHGAIAGWYAQVTTIFPGDDTLNKIYNVDKQTAKGIEKEMGNPSFTPALAASIEVSEVIKILLGRGELLRKKMAFMDLLSSEYEIVPLG; encoded by the coding sequence TTGGAACGCTATGTTAGAAACATGAAAACCCTGTCAAAAGAAGAAAATGATAACTTAAAGAACTTTAAAGTTTGTGTTGTAGGCTGTGGAGGAATTGGTGGTTATGTTATTGAAATGCTTGGAAGAATAGGAATAGGAAGTATTACTGCAGTAGATGGAGACGTATTTGAAGAATCTAATTTAAATAGGCAAATACTTTCAAGTACAGATACTATAGGTTTTAGTAAAGCACTGGAAGCAAAGCTTAGAATGGAAAAAGTAAATCCACTAATAGAGGTAAAAGCATTAGGAAAAATGCTTTTAGAAGATAATGCCTGCAGTATTTTAAGTAATCACGATGTGGTAGTAGATGCTCTTGACAGCATACCAGCGAGATTATTACTTCAACGCAGCTGCAAAAAACTTAATATACCAATGGTTCATGGAGCTATAGCAGGATGGTATGCTCAAGTTACTACTATATTTCCAGGAGATGATACCTTAAACAAGATTTATAATGTAGATAAACAAACAGCCAAAGGAATCGAAAAGGAAATGGGTAATCCATCATTTACACCAGCTTTAGCAGCCTCAATTGAAGTAAGTGAAGTAATAAAGATTCTTTTAGGAAGAGGAGAACTTTTAAGAAAAAAGATGGCTTTTATGGATCTTCTCTCTAGTGAGTATGAAATAGTTCCACTTGGGTAA
- a CDS encoding helix-turn-helix domain-containing protein has protein sequence MDNNILNLEQAIDFLGVSEKTLIKLLREEHVPARKIGREWRFNKQALINWIASGDSMDYINQNERYIVSEDISGESTALFDKIDEMLKTVKEHGYKIKSILKQLDKDIEVPDNSTLRISYKQQREVERLEFKVFWDLRENSRFESNKK, from the coding sequence TTGGACAACAATATATTAAACCTTGAACAGGCTATTGATTTTTTAGGAGTCAGCGAAAAAACTTTAATCAAATTATTGCGTGAAGAACATGTTCCTGCCAGAAAAATCGGGCGTGAATGGCGCTTCAACAAACAAGCATTGATAAATTGGATTGCGTCTGGAGATTCTATGGATTACATCAATCAAAATGAACGATATATTGTTTCAGAGGATATTTCGGGTGAGTCTACTGCTCTCTTTGATAAAATTGATGAAATGCTGAAAACAGTGAAGGAGCATGGTTATAAAATAAAATCAATTCTGAAACAACTTGACAAAGATATAGAAGTTCCTGATAATTCCACGCTGCGTATCAGTTATAAACAGCAGAGAGAAGTTGAAAGACTGGAATTTAAAGTGTTCTGGGATTTGCGGGAAAATTCAAGGTTTGAATCCAATAAGAAATAA
- a CDS encoding MoaD/ThiS family protein, whose translation MKIEVRLFAYFREGRDKKLFLEFDDPVTPADIFKKININEEEVAILLINGRDGKANTELNDNDVLSLFPPVGGG comes from the coding sequence TTGAAAATAGAAGTTAGATTATTTGCTTACTTTAGAGAAGGTAGAGATAAAAAATTGTTTTTAGAATTTGACGATCCTGTAACACCTGCAGATATATTTAAAAAGATAAATATTAACGAAGAAGAAGTAGCTATTTTACTTATAAATGGTAGGGATGGTAAAGCAAATACAGAACTTAATGACAATGATGTCTTATCATTGTTCCCACCAGTAGGAGGCGGTTAA
- a CDS encoding sigma-54-dependent Fis family transcriptional regulator: protein MNAAICKLGNVVVSKSDIELSHKRCKKFLIDPHQVFSKKIIYDVELQKRFAANRNLILTAAPYMEHLVNFVKKFNFFVLLTDEEGCILNALGDEKILSEAFSLKMVPGAFMDEENIGTNAMSMVIRSKLPVQISGDDHFINAYHKWTCSAAPIKDNKGKLIGVLSLTGYIEFVHSHTLGMVIAASNAIEEMLKVKEYNKIKNMNYKYMENIFNSSPIAIVSSDINGKIKICNKKAQDMFSITNSKLQTYKIEDIIENWNDIKTLICLGQDDLKETNVAVVKNGTRYQLTTSCIYNCEDDNVEIVYVFDKIEKVKKRSNGQAYYTFDNIIGQDESFTKVINYAKKISDSKSTILVMGESGTGKEVFAQSIHNYSSRVDGPFIALNCGAIPKQLIESELFGYEEGAFTGAKKGGNLGKFKLADGGTIMLDEIGEMPLDMQTKLLRVVQEGVITTIGSSKPIPVDVRIIAATNRDLKKEVEVGRFRKDLYYRLNVLPLFLPTLKERKKDIPLLIQYFVKNISQKLNKKEPVISKEYLKKMIKYNWPGNIRELENLVELIVNTGSIPADYFTEEDCDNEVLVDVSDDCLKLDYVEKEHVIKVLKKFKGNITHSAEALGIRRNTLYSKIEKYNIKV, encoded by the coding sequence ATGAATGCAGCTATTTGCAAATTAGGCAATGTAGTTGTATCCAAATCAGATATAGAACTTTCACATAAAAGGTGCAAAAAGTTCCTTATTGACCCACATCAGGTATTTAGTAAAAAAATAATATATGATGTTGAATTACAAAAAAGATTTGCAGCTAACAGAAATTTGATATTGACTGCAGCACCTTATATGGAACATTTGGTTAATTTTGTAAAGAAGTTTAATTTTTTTGTATTACTTACAGACGAAGAAGGATGTATATTAAATGCTTTAGGCGATGAAAAAATACTTTCAGAAGCCTTTTCTTTGAAAATGGTGCCGGGAGCTTTTATGGATGAAGAAAATATTGGGACAAATGCTATGAGCATGGTTATAAGGAGTAAGCTGCCAGTTCAAATTTCTGGAGATGATCATTTTATTAATGCATATCATAAGTGGACATGCTCTGCAGCACCTATAAAAGATAATAAAGGAAAACTTATAGGAGTTTTGAGTCTTACTGGATATATTGAGTTTGTACATTCCCATACCCTTGGTATGGTTATAGCAGCATCAAATGCTATAGAAGAAATGCTTAAAGTAAAAGAGTACAATAAGATTAAAAATATGAACTACAAATATATGGAGAACATATTTAATTCTAGTCCTATTGCTATAGTAAGTTCTGATATAAATGGAAAAATTAAAATTTGCAATAAAAAAGCTCAAGATATGTTTAGTATTACAAACAGTAAATTACAAACATATAAAATAGAAGATATCATAGAAAATTGGAATGATATAAAGACATTGATATGTTTAGGGCAAGATGATTTAAAAGAAACAAATGTAGCAGTAGTGAAAAACGGAACTCGATATCAGTTAACTACTAGCTGTATATATAACTGTGAAGACGATAATGTTGAGATAGTATATGTTTTTGATAAAATCGAAAAGGTAAAGAAAAGAAGTAATGGACAGGCTTATTATACTTTTGATAATATAATCGGCCAGGATGAAAGCTTTACAAAAGTAATAAATTATGCAAAAAAGATTTCAGATAGCAAATCAACTATACTTGTAATGGGGGAAAGTGGTACAGGAAAAGAAGTGTTTGCACAATCCATTCATAATTACAGCAGCAGAGTAGATGGACCATTTATAGCTTTAAATTGTGGTGCTATCCCTAAACAACTTATAGAGTCGGAGCTTTTTGGATATGAAGAAGGAGCTTTTACAGGGGCTAAAAAAGGTGGAAATCTTGGAAAATTTAAATTGGCAGATGGTGGAACTATAATGTTGGATGAAATTGGAGAAATGCCTCTTGATATGCAGACAAAGCTTCTAAGGGTTGTACAAGAGGGTGTAATAACGACAATTGGAAGTTCAAAGCCTATACCTGTAGATGTAAGAATTATAGCTGCCACCAATAGAGATTTGAAAAAGGAAGTAGAAGTTGGAAGATTTAGAAAGGATTTATATTACAGATTAAATGTGCTGCCTTTATTCTTACCTACACTTAAAGAAAGAAAAAAGGATATACCTCTTCTTATTCAATATTTTGTTAAGAATATTTCACAAAAATTAAATAAAAAGGAGCCAGTTATATCAAAAGAATACTTGAAGAAAATGATTAAATACAACTGGCCTGGGAACATAAGGGAATTAGAAAATTTGGTTGAACTAATTGTGAATACAGGATCTATACCTGCAGATTATTTTACGGAAGAAGATTGTGATAATGAGGTACTTGTGGATGTTAGTGATGACTGTCTAAAATTAGATTATGTGGAAAAAGAACATGTAATTAAAGTGTTGAAGAAATTTAAGGGGAATATAACCCATTCAGCAGAAGCACTTGGTATAAGAAGAAATACTTTGTACAGCAAGATTGAAAAGTATAATATAAAGGTATAA